From Sander lucioperca isolate FBNREF2018 chromosome 14, SLUC_FBN_1.2, whole genome shotgun sequence, the proteins below share one genomic window:
- the LOC116034823 gene encoding ectonucleoside triphosphate diphosphohydrolase 2 isoform X1: MALRSAHPAAPIALLLFGLVAILLLTIPTEDVQEAPGFMYGIVLDAGSSHTALYIYKWPADKQNGTGVVTQHSECHVKGGGISSYAGKQGAAGQSLETCLDQAVKDIPKERHQLTPVYLGATAGMRLLHISSPELAAQILQEVGHKIQSYPFSYQGAAILSGQEEGAYGWVTVNYLLENFIKYGFVGRWFSPGRPTVGALDLGGASTQITFATQEEVEDEHDMMKLHLYGQKYSLYTHSFLCYGQDQVLKRLLAHIVKSQDYSGSVTHPCYPAGHNRTLKLNSIFNSPCTAEYKPSSYNSQASLTVQGSGHYEHCLSNVSEIFSFDSCPFSQCSFDKVFQPNVTGSFMAFSAFFYVHSFLQHTTGITVKTPSQLEEAAKTVCTMTFNQLLLLAPQQKSRLQDYCASSVFVKILMLRGYSFDETSFPRISFQKKAGDASVGWALGYMLSLSSLLPAEMVGLRKALTPGAWGTLLFLFVLQLAAVLVFILLRVCVGKKKGGSESTI, encoded by the exons ATGGCTCTGCGCTCCGCTCACCCTGCCGCCCCCATCGCGCTGCTGCTCTTTGGACTTGTTGCCATCCTGCTCCTGACTATCCCCACCGAAGACGTCCAGGAGGCACCGGGGTTCATG TATGGGATTGTCTTGGATGCTGGATCTTCGCACACAGCTTTGTATATATACAAGTGGCCAGCAGATAAGCAAAATGGCACAGGCGTGGTCACCCAGCACAGTGAATGTCATGTTAAGG GTGGAGGGATCTCCAGCTATGCAGGCAAACAGGGAGCAGCAGGGCAGAGCTTAGAGACATGTCTGGACCAGGCAGTGAAGGACATCCCTAAAGAAAGACACCAGCTCACACCTGTGTACCTGGGAGCCACAGCTGGCATGAGGCTTCTGCA CATCTCAAGCCCAGAGCTGGCAGCTCAGATTCTGCAGGAAGTGGGCCATAAAATCCAGTCCTACCCTTTCAGCTACCAGGGGGCGGCCATACTGAGCGGTCAGGAGGAGGGGGCATACGGCTGGGTCACCGTCAACTATCTCTTAGAGAACTTTATAAAG TATGGTTTTGTGGGGCGCTGGTTCAGCCCCGGCAGGCCCACAGTGGGAGCGCTTGATTTAGGCGGGGCATCCACCCAGATAACATTTGCTACTCAGGAGGAAGTAGAAGACGAACACGACATGATGAAGCTGCATCTTTATGGGCAGAAATACTCTCTGTACACACACAGCTTCCTGTGCTACGGACAGGACCAGGTCCTCAAGAGACTGCTGGCGCATATAGTGAAG tctcaggACTACTCCGGGTCAGTCACTCACCCCTGCTATCCTGCAGGCCACAATCGAACTTTGAAGTTGAACAGTATATTCAATTCTCCGTGTACAGCAGAGTACAAACCCAGCTCCTACAACTCCCAGGCCTCCCTGACAGTACAAGGCAGCGGACATTATGAACACTGtctgagcaacgtgtctgagaTCTTCTCCTTCGACAGCTGCCCTTTCTCCCAGTGCTCCTTTGATAAAGTCTTCCAGCCCAATGTCACCGGCAGCTTCATG GCGTTCTCTGCATTCTTTTACGTTCACTCCTTCCTGCAGCATACCACCGGTATCACAGTGAAAACTCCTTCACAACTGGAGGAAGCAGCCAAAACTGTGTGCACGATGACTTTCAAccaa CTGCTGCTTCTTGCTCCACAGCAAAAGTCTCGTTTGCAGGACTACTGTGCTTCCTCCGTGTTTGTTAAGATTCTCATGTTGAGAGGTTACAGCTTCGATGAGACGTCGTTCCCACGCATTTCCTTCCAGAAGAAG GCAGGGGATGCTTCGGTGGGTTGGGCTCTGGGCTACATGCTGAGTTTGAGCAGTTTGCTGCCGGCAGAGATGGTGGGGCTGAGGAAGGCCCTGACCCCGGGAGCGTGGGGAacacttctctttctctttgtcctCCAGCTTGCAGCGGTCCTGGTTTTTATCTTACTCCGAGTTTGTGTTGGGAAGAAGAAAGGAGGCAGTGAAAGCACCATCTAG
- the LOC116034823 gene encoding ectonucleoside triphosphate diphosphohydrolase 2 isoform X2, with amino-acid sequence MALRSAHPAAPIALLLFGLVAILLLTIPTEDVQEAPGFMYGIVLDAGSSHTALYIYKWPADKQNGTGVVTQHSECHVKGGGISSYAGKQGAAGQSLETCLDQAVKDIPKERHQLTPVYLGATAGMRLLSISSPELAAQILQEVGHKIQSYPFSYQGAAILSGQEEGAYGWVTVNYLLENFIKYGFVGRWFSPGRPTVGALDLGGASTQITFATQEEVEDEHDMMKLHLYGQKYSLYTHSFLCYGQDQVLKRLLAHIVKSQDYSGSVTHPCYPAGHNRTLKLNSIFNSPCTAEYKPSSYNSQASLTVQGSGHYEHCLSNVSEIFSFDSCPFSQCSFDKVFQPNVTGSFMAFSAFFYVHSFLQHTTGITVKTPSQLEEAAKTVCTMTFNQLLLLAPQQKSRLQDYCASSVFVKILMLRGYSFDETSFPRISFQKKAGDASVGWALGYMLSLSSLLPAEMVGLRKALTPGAWGTLLFLFVLQLAAVLVFILLRVCVGKKKGGSESTI; translated from the exons ATGGCTCTGCGCTCCGCTCACCCTGCCGCCCCCATCGCGCTGCTGCTCTTTGGACTTGTTGCCATCCTGCTCCTGACTATCCCCACCGAAGACGTCCAGGAGGCACCGGGGTTCATG TATGGGATTGTCTTGGATGCTGGATCTTCGCACACAGCTTTGTATATATACAAGTGGCCAGCAGATAAGCAAAATGGCACAGGCGTGGTCACCCAGCACAGTGAATGTCATGTTAAGG GTGGAGGGATCTCCAGCTATGCAGGCAAACAGGGAGCAGCAGGGCAGAGCTTAGAGACATGTCTGGACCAGGCAGTGAAGGACATCCCTAAAGAAAGACACCAGCTCACACCTGTGTACCTGGGAGCCACAGCTGGCATGAGGCTTCT AAGCATCTCAAGCCCAGAGCTGGCAGCTCAGATTCTGCAGGAAGTGGGCCATAAAATCCAGTCCTACCCTTTCAGCTACCAGGGGGCGGCCATACTGAGCGGTCAGGAGGAGGGGGCATACGGCTGGGTCACCGTCAACTATCTCTTAGAGAACTTTATAAAG TATGGTTTTGTGGGGCGCTGGTTCAGCCCCGGCAGGCCCACAGTGGGAGCGCTTGATTTAGGCGGGGCATCCACCCAGATAACATTTGCTACTCAGGAGGAAGTAGAAGACGAACACGACATGATGAAGCTGCATCTTTATGGGCAGAAATACTCTCTGTACACACACAGCTTCCTGTGCTACGGACAGGACCAGGTCCTCAAGAGACTGCTGGCGCATATAGTGAAG tctcaggACTACTCCGGGTCAGTCACTCACCCCTGCTATCCTGCAGGCCACAATCGAACTTTGAAGTTGAACAGTATATTCAATTCTCCGTGTACAGCAGAGTACAAACCCAGCTCCTACAACTCCCAGGCCTCCCTGACAGTACAAGGCAGCGGACATTATGAACACTGtctgagcaacgtgtctgagaTCTTCTCCTTCGACAGCTGCCCTTTCTCCCAGTGCTCCTTTGATAAAGTCTTCCAGCCCAATGTCACCGGCAGCTTCATG GCGTTCTCTGCATTCTTTTACGTTCACTCCTTCCTGCAGCATACCACCGGTATCACAGTGAAAACTCCTTCACAACTGGAGGAAGCAGCCAAAACTGTGTGCACGATGACTTTCAAccaa CTGCTGCTTCTTGCTCCACAGCAAAAGTCTCGTTTGCAGGACTACTGTGCTTCCTCCGTGTTTGTTAAGATTCTCATGTTGAGAGGTTACAGCTTCGATGAGACGTCGTTCCCACGCATTTCCTTCCAGAAGAAG GCAGGGGATGCTTCGGTGGGTTGGGCTCTGGGCTACATGCTGAGTTTGAGCAGTTTGCTGCCGGCAGAGATGGTGGGGCTGAGGAAGGCCCTGACCCCGGGAGCGTGGGGAacacttctctttctctttgtcctCCAGCTTGCAGCGGTCCTGGTTTTTATCTTACTCCGAGTTTGTGTTGGGAAGAAGAAAGGAGGCAGTGAAAGCACCATCTAG